tctctctctctctgtctgtctgtctgtctgtctgtcttttctttttcttttttcttttttttttttttttttgtttggagAAATAAGATATCACATATATCGGAGTATTTCGTTCGTCCAGCGAGTTTTTGAAATTTAGACGAAAATCAAAAAAGTATAGGACCTTTGATTTTCCTTATGCTTTTTTAATAGATCAATCGTAAGTGTTAGatcaaatgatttatttaatttaagtaaaattaattcgtaTCTCGTAATTTCATCCTATACGgatctaattattttctaagttTAGTCTTAAGcgatatcaaattaatatcaaggtttcagataaaaattattcgaaatgagatttctttaatattcatagagtttgtttcttttctctctaaaaaaaaaaaaaagaaaaaaaagaaaaaaagcaatacaaaaaaaaaaagaattgcaaGTTTGTAATTTCGTTGATATAATGCATTTAGATGATCGATCAATGATAAATTtctatgaattataataaattttatatcgacattatttcgaaatttttattatggtcATATCGAACGAATCTTTatgtttatgtaaaaaaaaaaaaaaaaaaaagaaaaagaaaaaaaaatattcatagagtttgtttcttccttaaaaaggaaaaacaaaaaaaaaaagaaaacaaaagaaaaaaaaaataaatccgagtttcattcgtattattattatcatcgacgaAATTTGATCGTGTCATTTCGTTAATATAACGTAGATCATCGAtcaatgatttaatattatcatacagATGACGATTTATTGGATGAAAATCGACCACGTGATGGTCGAAGAGGACCTAAACGGCCACGGACTATTCTCACGTCGGCTCAAAGGCGACAATTCAAAGCGTCCTTTGAAGTTTCGCCAAAGCCTTGCAGGAAGGTTAGAGAGGCCTTGGCAAAGGACACGGGTCTCAGCGTTCGCGTCGTTCAAGTATGGTTTCAAAATCAAAGGGCGAAAATGAAGAAGCTTCAGAGGAAAGCGAAAACAGAACCTGGATCAGACAAAGAGcctaaggaagaaagaaggacgGAAAGTCCTCACAGCGATCACAGTAAGTTAATCGTTGATTTGAattacacattttttttcataccccgtaaatatttatatcgtaaaaagatttttgccatgaaaattttatattgaacgATCTTACAACGAACGTTTTATCATAAAATGGTTTTATAACacaacgttttctttttctctctctctttttttttttttctttcttttcttttcttttctttttttttctctatataatacttttatacaatgattttatatgaaCGTTTCAtacgaagattttttttctttttttttttttttttttttttttttcttttatatgaaCGTTTATTAATAGAATGATTTTATACCATAGACTTTATGTGAATATTTCGTAGGAAGATTTTATGGgaacaaattttaatacgaAAATTTCGTGTGAACGAtttgtatgtaaaaaaaaaaaataaaaaagaaaaaaaaagaaaaacaaaatttctatACGAATTTGAtcatgaaaaaattttcattctttctttttcttttccttttttttcttttttctatttttttttttttttttgtcaacgAACACAATACGCAAACGATTTCATACAAACACGTTTCATGCGATCATATTATACAAGGATTATATATCAGACAaatcttatattataaaatgtatttaatgcataatatttaaacgtaaTTGTACATACctcaaaataattacaataaattgtGCAGTTATTGAGTTGCTCGATACAATCTCAAATACTTTGAGCATCACGTCGTTTGTacggaatgaaaaatattaacttgaaaaagatattatatattctcggAGGccatgaaagaaataataatcaatagttTTGAAAGAGGGATTTCTCCAATTCGGTCGTTGTgagaaaaaccaaaaaaagaaaaaaaagaaaagaaaaagaaaaaattgcacACGATTCATACAATGCTCAAAAAATACGCTTGTAATAGTGCTCAAAGTTTGATCCATTGAATGtcatatatatctctttataCAGGCACAATTAAGAATtaacatgaaatattttatttcatcgttaATAGGTCATTACTTGAACGCCATAAATATGCGTGATGGTGAATCTTCCAACTTTCCATCGGCCACACAACCACTTAATCCGAATCACCCCTTCTCACCGGACGGTGAGTATTTTTCattggattaatttttttttttcttttttcttttccaaatgATCTCTCATGAAaacaaattcatttaatatttttatttacatataatacatacacacacacatatatatatatatatatatatatatatatatatatacattttttttttttctagatggTTATCCAGCCAATTCCGGTGACAGTTTCTGTAGTACCGATGAATCACTGGACGGTGTCGTTGGCTTTGAAATTGGCGAGAATGAGAGCGGTGGTGCCGATGGAAGTCATCAGGGTGGTTCTCACTCTCATCATGGTTCTTCCTCTCACGAAGCACCCTCGTTGTCACAGGGTTTACACGCGGCTATACACAATCCAATTGATAAACTGTTCATGATGCAGAATAGTTATTTCAGTGGTGATCACGCGTAATCTAAGTTTTTTCGTGTTGTATATtatttcccccccccctctctctctctctctctctcttttcttttctctctttatctctctctctttctctttctctctctctttttctttctttctctttctctctcaccatctctctctctctctctctctctctctctctctctctcattttttctctcatgaacttgaacgaaataaaaaaagtttcaagaAAATGGAAGCAAGGAAGTTTCGCAgcttgtatacatatatatatatagagagagaaagagagagaaaaagagagagagagagagagagagagagagagagagattcgttTCATTGGCGTGCATAAATGGGACGAAAgggtatataaataaagaaataaataaataaataaataaataaataaataaataaatgaataagtattataagaagAGTATGAAGTGTGTAATAACGATGCGACGTTTATGGAGGAGAGttgaaaggggaaaaaaaaaaaagaaaaaagaaaaaaaaaagaaaaaacgaaaaaaagataaaaaaaagaagaagaagaagaaacgggaGGACTAAGATGTTCTTTGCTAATGCGAAAGTGTAAGGCGTTTATTATTGTACGATGTATCCTTCGATTTTTTCCCATGTATAAAAAGGcgtatatttaaacatttcaaaaccctctaaaatacaaaaattattgcgGAATTCAGCTacgcaaaaacaaaaagaaaaacaaacaaaaaaaaaatgatatatatccCTCAACTCCTACCATTCATTCCATTTATTCGAACAGACATATATTTAGATCAATTTCTTTGTGCGTTTAATTGATATTGGAAAGATATgataatcaaaaattattattattattattattattattattattattattattaaaagaagggtaaaaaaaatggagactAACGAAATGGAGAGAACAGGTAAGAATAGATCGTTTATTCAATCGTAATCTTCACATTCTGTGAAATAGATCAAGTTTTACAAATATGTCGTTATGCTGCAGGCTGATAATAcagatgttattattataacgataaagagagattGCTTTTGAAACGAGCctaatatatcaatttaagACGTAAGTCCCGGCGATACTATGCGTATATACTATGCgtggataatattattatgtttaattaattatttcttttttatttctttcattcatctttttgttcgttttattcattaatctttcttttttttttccttttttattttatttcttttttcattttacatttatatatatatatatatatttatttatttatttatttatttattttcatgcgTCGTGTAAGTGCCAGCTTTAAATCAACGCCAGTTCTTACGTATAACTATTatcaaaaaggagaaaaaaaaagtaatttatatatatatatatatatatatatatatatatatatatatatatatatatatatatatatatatgtatatatgtttttcaGATAAACGagagatttaaataaaataaaagcgataaaacgaaggtcaaagaaaaaaaaaaaagaaaagaaaagaaaaaagaagaaaataaaaggataagaaaaggaaagaaaagaaaattcgaattaCAGCCGTCGCTCTATCAGGTGTTCTcttcatcgattttattttttctacctttcatttttcctcctttctttctttcttccttcctttttatttttttctctcttttttctctgtttttttttcttttctttcttttttctttttttcttttttttttttcttttttttctttttttttcttttgtttttttaatttaatactttAATTTACCCTGCACTGTGCGGCTGTGTGTCAGCGATTGCTATGAacttgttattaaaaatacaatatatatatctatctatatatatatatatatatatatgtatgtatagtatgtatgtatatatgtatgtatataattatgtatttatgcatGTATTTTATACGATAGAGTGTGACTTatcattttatgtatattacttTCATCTGTCAACAGTGAGCTAAAAATTTTCTCCCTTTCGGAAAGCTTGCCACCATTCTTGTTCGAGTGATGATGCAAttgaaaaacaagaaacaaaaaaaaaaaaaaaaaaagcttcgCGGCAATAAGCGCGTTTCCATATTATTTCTAAGTACTCGCATCGTCGCGaccaagaatttctttttttttttttgttttcctttctttcttttctttttttcttttctttttttctcgtcctTCCAAACCTCCTCCCCCAACCCTTTTTGTTCccgtttcctttcttatttctttttcttttcttttcttttttttttctatctttctttctttttctcattctttcaatTAAAAGCCACTCGCGGGTGCAACGTGTTTAgaacgaaattatatatatatatatatatatataaaattttttttgctttctaaATAACAATTAGATCTCTAATTACTTTCTTTAAACTTTCGACGCGTGTGTTTAAATAACCATCGCATAGtcttttataacaataataacaacaacagtaataacaattctttctctttctctttcttcttaactttctcgctttttctctctttctctctcttttactttacctaattactttttactctctctctctctctctctctctctctctctctctctttctctcttttattttattattagttaaaaataaaatcaaaaaaaaaaaaaagaagaagaaaaaagaaagtaataaaaaatccaaaaaaagaaaagaaacaaaaaaacacaaagatatacataataaaaaagaaaaatggatcgATCTCTCTTCTCGCGAAGCGAATGCGTCAATAGAAATTTTCGATCACAGTTTCGAAGCAATgttatatatctttcattttatcggGATCGTTAAAACGCATACAATTAACAATCTATCCTAACTAAAATCGCatctctattatatatatatataatatatatatataatatattatatatatattatatatatatataatatctctacaaagtaatttttatcgtcttaGAGATTCAAACAGTCTAAGTATACTAATGGCGGTGATATAAGAAGCATTTCCCGAATGCTTTGAGATTCTTAGTCTCTCTCTTGtcatattatacgtataagaAGGTAcattattgattaattatatctacGGCACGTGATTCTTCtctaaatattgaaaaagctTTACGTTTGCGTGCcaatccttttctctctctttctctctctctctctctctctctctctctctctctatctctctctctttcattttcattttcatctttttgttcttatttcttctctagAAGAAATTTCAATCGATCAAATTTTAATCGCTCTGATCTATGGCATCAggattaaatgattttataatttcgaCTACACTGACGTAAGTTCCAGCAACGAGACCTATCAAAccaaataatatcaaacagAGATCCTTAACTAGGAGTAATTTGAATGGGCCTAATTCGTCTGGCCAGAATACGCATATCTCGATTATGGCTGGAAAGGCTATACCAAGGACAGATAGACATAAGGCTCCAAAAAGAGATATGAACAGACCCAATCTTGGTATAGTGATCGCCAACGTAActgcaaataataaatattaattaattagatttatcataaacgaattattttatattgtgattAGTTCATAACTTTTCGCTGATTGATTTCTAACGAttaagttatttttttcttttctctcgtttttttcttttttttctttttaattttacacaAATTTTGAATATCACGAGGATATAACTGGTGACTAgcattcaattttttaaatttctttttttaaacgactaaattataatataaaaagtatgacaatttgttaatatttctcatctcttttcctttcttcttcttcttcttcttcttagaaaaaaacgaaagaattattaaatgagCAAATAGACGATTAATGATTGATTATTTCATACtaattgattatttctttaattctttttacaaaatttttaacacccctttaatgtataataatcaatGATTATTCAATcagaatgaattattttcttaccaattacattttccctttttttctctttcattttttttgtttcctcttaatttattataattttcatcaaAATTGAATACTACGAGGATAACTAATGACgattcgttaaattttttaaaatatccttttttttttaaagaataagacataataataataaggtattacaatgtctgaatattttctaatattttttctttagaaaaattttataaaatattattagacgAATCTATCGTTTAATGATCTTTCGTATTTCTATTGCAATCGTacgattcattttattctaattttttaaattttcattcgatacgataaaggataagaagaaaaagagagagagagagagagaaaaggaaagaagcaTTTGAATAATTCTTAACTTAATAACATtcgaaataacgattaatcgattaattgattaatgaattaatactTACACGTTACCAATGTAACGAGAGTTCTGCAAACGTATTCCCAAAAGATTTTATGATTTTGTATACGTTGATCAAGATAAGTCTTCCAGATTATTTCAACAGGTACGTATCCTTGTAACGCGTAAGTTATAAAAATTGCTATCGCAAACATTATGTTAATAGATTGAGCCATCCtatcgaaagataaaaaatatttgtacttttcatttaacatgctattaattttatcatcatcatctacatcatcatcatcatcatcatcatcatcatcattattattattattactattattgtttttttttctcactttattattttgtcttttttttttttttcttctcgataaCATTCACATAATAAATACTTACACTTGATCTTTCGGTAAATTAAACGTAACGCTTCCTTTAGCTGCCGTTCCATATTTCAAATAACCAAAGAAACCCATAAGAATGTAGAGAGTTACGATAACCGTCATACCAATGTTGAGAACACCACAATATCCTCCAAAATATTGCGGGGtcttcatattattttccaaAGCTATTATCTGTAATGTATGATTATATTGTTTGAGAACCACt
The genomic region above belongs to Vespa crabro chromosome 2, iyVesCrab1.2, whole genome shotgun sequence and contains:
- the LOC124421828 gene encoding LIM homeobox transcription factor 1-beta-like; the encoded protein is MYDTVRIEGPIKCCQIACSLLGIVRRLVKSIRDTMLEFFTPVPGSLNRQPEPGQPVPAGPSLPFRSTGDNNNAESSVSVKTESGLLETICAGCGRTITDKYVMRVMERNYHEECLSCAACAAPLSQSCFIRDLKFYCRSDYERIFSVKCARCMERISCSEMVMRVAGLIFHMECFACCMCGQPLQRGAHYILRQGQPICIQDLEHELYMKSPQDDDLLDENRPRDGRRGPKRPRTILTSAQRRQFKASFEVSPKPCRKVREALAKDTGLSVRVVQVWFQNQRAKMKKLQRKAKTEPGSDKEPKEERRTESPHSDHSHYLNAINMRDGESSNFPSATQPLNPNHPFSPDDGYPANSGDSFCSTDESLDGVVGFEIGENESGGADGSHQGGSHSHHGSSSHEAPSLSQGLHAAIHNPIDKLFMMQNSYFSGDHA